Proteins from a genomic interval of Hoplias malabaricus isolate fHopMal1 chromosome 13, fHopMal1.hap1, whole genome shotgun sequence:
- the snrnp70 gene encoding U1 small nuclear ribonucleoprotein 70 kDa, with translation MTQFLPPNLLALFAPRDPIPFLPQLEKLPHEKHHNQPYSGIAPFIKHFEDPRDAPPPTRAETREERLERKRREKMERRQTVVEAELKLWDPHNDPNAQGDAFKTLFVARINYDTTESKLRREFEVYGPIKRIYIVYNKRTGKPRGYAFIEYEHERDMHSAYKHADGKKIDGRRVLVDVERGRTVKGWHPRRLGGGLGGTRRGGADVNIKHSGRDDTSRYDDRPIGGDRERDRRDRSREREREKDRGERRRSRSRERRRRTRSRERERGIGAGPEEGATSRRRERERERPEGEGKSRERSRDRDRERDRKRRSRSRDRRRERERGKGAEGGEEGMGPMVDGMGEGAERGMEDPSGGELGRGEEGGVEGEERVRERDRERDRDRDRKRSHRDKDRDRDRERRRDRDRDREHKRDRGDRERGERREDRHASLLPPAGDLEGLGNGGEEGEESVPPQSEEGSQDGIGLMMMDQDSMQSGEGYVSNENGYRMEAQGDEY, from the exons ATGACCCAGTTTCTGCCTCCAAACCTGCTGGCCTTGTTTGCGCCGCGGGACCCCATTCCATTCCTGCCACAGCTTGAGAAGCTTCCTCATGAAAAGCACCACAATCAGCCATACTCTGGGATTGCCCCTTTCATCAAGCACTTTGAG GACCCTAGAGATGCTCCACCTCCTACAAGAGCCGAAACGCGAGAGGAGAGGTTGGAAAGAAAG AGGCGTGAGAAAATGGAGAGGCGGCAGACAGTGGTGGAGGCAGAGCTGAAGTTGT GGGATCCTCACAATGACCCAAATGCTCAAGGAGATGCTTTTAAAACCTTGTTTGTGGCTCGAATT aactaTGATACAACAGAGTCCAAGCTGCGTCGTGAGTTTGAGGTCTATGGCCCTATCAAACGA aTCTACATTGTTTACAACAAGAGGACAGGAAAACCACGTGGCTACGCCTTCATAGAGTATGAACATGAGCGAGACATGCACT CTGCCTACAAGCATGCGGATGGTAAGAAGATTGATGGGCGGAGAGTTCTTGTAGATGTGGAGAGAGGTCGCACTGTGAAGGGATGGCACCCCCGTAGGCTTG GTGGAGGTCTTGGTGGTACCAGAAGGGGTGGAGCAGATGTCAACATCAAGCACTCGGGCAGGGATGATACCTCACGCTATGATGATCGACCTATTGGGGG TGACCGTGAGCGTGATCGACGTGACCGGAGCAGAGAACGTGAGCGAGAAAAAGACCGCGGGGAGCGGCGTCGCTCTCGCTCCAGGGAAAGACGCCGGCGCACTCGTTCCCGAGAGCGCGAGAGGGGGATTGGGGCAGGACCAGAGGAGGGGGCCACCAGCCGGCGgcgggagagggagagagagagaccggaGGGAGAGGGGAAGAGTCGCGAGAGGAGTCGAGaccgagacagagagagggaccgCAAGAGAAGGAGCAGGAGCAGGGACAggaggagggaaagagagagggggaaaggagcagaaggaggagaggagggaaTGGGGCCCATGGTGGATGGCATGGGAGAGGGAGCAGAGAGGGGGATGGAGGACCCCAGCGGAGGAGAATTGGGACGAGGTGAGGAAGGTGGTGTTGAAGGAGAGGAAAGAGTCAGGGAaagggatagagagagggatCGGGACAGGGACAGGAAGAGAAGTCACAGGGATAAAGACAGAGACcgagatagagagaggaggagggatCGGGATAGAGACCGTGAGCATAAGCGGGACCGGGGTGACCGTGAAAGAGGAGAACGCAGGGAGGATAGACATGCCTCTCTGCTGCCTCCCGCTGGAGATCTTGAAGGATTGGGTAAtggaggagaagaaggagaagaatcTGTCCCACCACAGTCTGAGGAAGGCTCTCAGGATGGGATAGGCTTGATGATGATGGACCAAGACTCCATGCAGTCTGGAGAAGGTTATGTGTCCAATGAAAATGGTTACAGGATGGAGGCCCAGGGTGATGAGTACTAA
- the rnf113a gene encoding E3 ubiquitin-protein ligase RNF113A — translation MAESEEPKTSCTFLFKKTNKKFSARKRKASDSDKDRSSDEEGNAVVKREKKTSASNPMIQRTKKVEREAVSSSENEEDSETTKITVAYKSSRSAKPEGPEDMGATAVYALDTEKDKDAQAIFERSQKIQEELTGKEDDKIYRGINNYHKFIKPKDSTMGNASSGMVRKGPIRAPEHLRATVRWDYQPDICKDYKETGFCGFGDSCKFLHDRSDYKHGWQIERELEEGRYGANEEENYEVSSDEEDFPFKCFICRNSFKNPIVTKCRHYFCESCALQHYRKSKRCYVCNQQTNGVFNPAKELIAKIQKHQAATDQPPSDEDD, via the exons atgGCGGAGTCCGAGGAACCCAAAACCTCCTGTACATTTCTGTTCaagaaaactaacaaaaaattCTCCGCCCGAAAGCGAAAAGCCAGCGATAGCGACAAAG ACAGAAGCAGCGATGAGGAGGGGAACGCTGTGGtcaaaagagagaagaaaaccAGTGCCTCCAACCCTATGATACAGAGG ACAAAGAAGGTGGAGAGAGAAGCTGTTTCATCCAGTGAAAATGAAGAAGACAGCGAAACCACTAAAATCACAGTGGCATATAAGTCTTCACGCTCAGCG AAACCGGAGGGGCCTGAGGACATGGGGGCCACTGCTGTATACGCACTGGACACAGAGAAAGATAAAGATGCTCAGGCCATCTTCGAGCGTAGCCAGAAGATTcaggag gAGCTAACAGGTAAAGAGGATGATAAGATCTACCGTGGCATCAACAACTACCACAAGTTCATTAAGCCTAAAGACTCCACTATGGGCAATGCATCCTCTGGTATGGTCAG GAAAGGACCAATCCGAGCCCCTGAACATTTAAGGGCCACTGTGAGGTGGGACTACCAGCCTGACATATGCAAAGATTATAAAGAGACAGGCTTCTGTGGATTTGGAG ACAGCTGCAAGTTTCTGCACGACCGTTCAGACTACAAACACGGATGGCAGATTGAGAGGGAGCTGGAGGAGGGAAGATACGGGGCCAATG AGGAAGAAAACTACGAGGTAAGCAGTGATGAAGAGGATTTTCCTTTCAAGTGCTTCATCTGCAGGAACTCTTTCAAGAACCCCATTGTCACTAA ATGCAGGCATTATTTCTGCGAGTCCTGCGCTCTCCAGCATTATCGCAAGTCCAAGCGTTGTTACGTTTGCAATCAGCAAACTAATGGTGTGTTCAACCCAGCAAAAG AGTTGATTGCTAAGATTCAGAAACACCAGGCTGCCACAGACCAACCCCCTTCAGATGAGGATGACTAG